From Bradyrhizobium symbiodeficiens, the proteins below share one genomic window:
- a CDS encoding ETC complex I subunit, whose product MTARIFKPAKNAMQSGRSKTKEWQLDYEPEQPRSVEPLMGWTSSGDMKQQITLHFHSKEEAVAYCERKGIAYQVIEPQDSIRRPVAYADNFSFRRGEPWTH is encoded by the coding sequence ATGACCGCACGCATTTTCAAGCCCGCCAAGAACGCGATGCAATCCGGCCGGTCCAAGACGAAGGAATGGCAGCTCGACTACGAGCCGGAGCAGCCCCGTTCGGTCGAGCCGCTGATGGGCTGGACCTCGTCCGGCGACATGAAGCAGCAGATCACGCTGCACTTCCACAGCAAGGAAGAGGCGGTCGCCTATTGCGAGCGCAAGGGCATCGCCTACCAGGTCATCGAGCCCCAGGATTCGATCCGCCGGCCGGTCGCCTATGCCGATAATTTCTCGTTCCGCCGCGGCGAGCCCTGGACGCATTGA
- a CDS encoding Lrp/AsnC family transcriptional regulator: MAGRDQLDGIDLKILSELQQDGRIRNNELALRVGVSAPNCLRRLKSLFSRGVIRAVRAVIDERRLGYEVVSFVSIQLGSQAQPVLEAFESSIAAIPRIQQCWRISGDTDYLLKCVAPSVESMRQQLLHFAAMPDVKNVRSFPVLGVAKDVPLPLQEVVAATAG, from the coding sequence ATGGCCGGGCGGGACCAGCTCGATGGCATCGATCTGAAGATCTTATCCGAGCTGCAGCAGGACGGGCGTATCCGCAACAACGAGCTGGCGCTGCGCGTCGGCGTGTCGGCGCCGAACTGCCTGCGCCGGCTGAAATCGCTGTTCAGCCGCGGCGTGATCCGGGCGGTGCGAGCCGTCATCGACGAGCGGCGGCTCGGGTATGAGGTGGTGTCGTTCGTCTCGATCCAGCTTGGCAGCCAGGCGCAACCGGTGCTCGAGGCGTTCGAGAGCTCGATTGCCGCGATCCCGCGCATCCAGCAGTGCTGGCGGATTTCTGGCGACACCGATTATCTCCTCAAATGCGTGGCGCCGAGCGTCGAGAGCATGCGCCAGCAGCTGCTGCATTTCGCAGCGATGCCTGACGTGAAGAACGTCCGGAGCTTCCCGGTGCTCGGCGTCGCAAAGGACGTGCCGCTGCCGTTGCAGGAGGTCGTCGCGGCGACTGCAGGATAG
- a CDS encoding DUF3551 domain-containing protein, whose amino-acid sequence MTSISKTFVASAAMLFASAFLIMAAPAAQAEEYCITNGAQAAHGCGYPTMEACRAAAGGIGGICSQSAGAKTSNDALAYQPKRSQSRKLRPGGQTNSN is encoded by the coding sequence ATGACATCGATCTCGAAAACGTTTGTCGCATCCGCTGCGATGCTGTTTGCATCTGCGTTCCTCATCATGGCTGCGCCGGCCGCGCAGGCGGAGGAGTACTGCATCACCAACGGTGCCCAGGCCGCTCACGGCTGCGGCTATCCGACGATGGAAGCCTGCCGGGCCGCGGCCGGCGGCATCGGCGGCATTTGCTCGCAGAGCGCTGGCGCGAAGACCTCGAACGATGCATTGGCCTATCAGCCCAAGCGGTCGCAATCGCGCAAGCTCCGACCGGGTGGGCAGACCAACTCGAACTGA
- a CDS encoding AraC family transcriptional regulator: MPFQAATAIPRRAVTPAAFVRGVVAAYARYGRDPAEALQRGQVAPDLVNSPDGRVTAAQFEALAGHAMRELDDEALGWFSRRLPFGTYGMLCRASITAPTLEVALKRWCRHHRLLTEDVLLDLEVGEETALVSIRELHDLGPLREFCLVTLLRYVLGFSCWAVDSRIALRAAEFPYPEPHHVSVYPTIFCRSICFDADRAAITFDKHYLSLPLTRSAADLDNMLKGALRLTVLPYRRDRLLVERVRRVLRSARGRSLGAEDVASELALSTRTMHRRLREEATSLRELKEETKFELAKQELMRGRTPIKRIAEISGFRNEKSFSRAFRSWTGASPREFRGRYR; this comes from the coding sequence ATGCCTTTTCAAGCCGCAACCGCAATCCCGCGCCGTGCCGTCACCCCGGCCGCCTTCGTCCGGGGCGTGGTTGCCGCCTATGCGCGATACGGGCGGGATCCGGCCGAGGCGTTGCAGCGGGGGCAGGTCGCGCCAGACCTCGTCAATTCTCCGGATGGGCGGGTAACCGCCGCCCAGTTCGAGGCCCTGGCGGGCCATGCCATGCGCGAGCTGGACGACGAGGCGCTCGGCTGGTTTTCGCGCCGCCTGCCCTTCGGCACCTACGGCATGCTGTGCCGCGCCTCGATCACGGCGCCGACGCTGGAGGTGGCGCTCAAGCGCTGGTGCCGGCATCATCGCCTGCTCACCGAGGACGTGCTGCTCGATCTCGAGGTCGGCGAGGAGACCGCTTTGGTGTCCATCCGGGAGCTGCACGATCTTGGGCCGCTGCGTGAATTCTGCCTGGTCACCCTGCTCCGCTACGTGCTCGGCTTCTCCTGCTGGGCCGTCGATTCCAGGATCGCGTTGCGCGCCGCGGAGTTTCCGTATCCCGAGCCTCACCACGTCTCGGTCTACCCGACCATCTTTTGTCGTAGCATCTGCTTCGACGCGGACCGCGCAGCGATCACCTTCGACAAGCATTATCTCTCGCTGCCGCTGACGCGCAGCGCCGCCGATCTCGACAACATGCTCAAGGGCGCGCTCAGGCTGACCGTGCTGCCCTATCGGCGCGACCGGCTGCTGGTCGAGCGTGTTCGCCGCGTGCTGCGCAGCGCGCGTGGACGCAGCCTCGGTGCCGAGGATGTCGCAAGTGAACTGGCGCTCTCCACCCGTACCATGCATCGGCGCCTGCGCGAGGAAGCCACCTCGCTGCGTGAGCTCAAGGAAGAGACGAAGTTCGAACTGGCAAAACAGGAGCTGATGCGCGGCCGCACGCCAATCAAACGCATCGCGGAGATCTCCGGCTTTCGCAACGAAAAGAGCTTTTCCCGCGCGTTCCGCAGCTGGACCGGCGCGAGCCCGCGCGAATTTCGCGGCCGTTACCGGTGA
- a CDS encoding isovaleryl-CoA dehydrogenase has translation MNIPSIDFDLGEDISLLRDTLRAFVEAEITPRAAEIEKANLFPADLWKRLGDLGLLGMTAPEQYGGSNMGYLAHIVAMEEVSRGSAAVGLSYGAHSNLCVNQIRRNGNDAQRQRYLPKLISGDYVGALAMSEPGAGSDVVSMKLRADKRGDRYVLNGSKMWITNGGDADVLVVYAKTDPAAGPRGMTAFLIEKGFKGFTHGQHLDKLGMRGSNTYPLFFDECEVPEENVLGKVGEGVKVLMSGLDYERTVLSGGPLGIMAACMDAVVPYMHERKQFGQPIGDFQLMQGKLADMYATWQATRAYVYAVGRACDRADHARSLRKDAAAAILYSAEKATWMAGEAIQALGGVGYTSEFPVGRLWRDAKLYEIGAGTSEVRRMLIGRELMSETA, from the coding sequence TTGAACATCCCGAGCATCGATTTCGATCTGGGCGAAGACATCAGCCTGCTGCGCGACACGCTGCGCGCCTTCGTGGAGGCGGAGATCACGCCGCGGGCGGCCGAGATCGAAAAGGCCAATCTGTTCCCGGCGGACCTCTGGAAGCGCCTCGGCGATCTCGGCCTGCTCGGCATGACCGCGCCGGAGCAATATGGCGGCTCGAACATGGGCTATCTCGCCCACATCGTCGCCATGGAGGAGGTTTCGCGCGGCTCTGCGGCCGTCGGCCTGTCTTACGGGGCCCATTCCAACCTCTGCGTCAACCAGATCCGCCGCAACGGCAACGACGCGCAACGCCAGCGCTATCTGCCGAAGCTGATCTCCGGCGATTATGTCGGCGCACTCGCGATGTCGGAGCCGGGTGCCGGCTCCGACGTTGTCTCGATGAAGCTGCGCGCCGACAAGCGCGGCGATCGCTACGTGCTCAATGGCTCGAAGATGTGGATCACCAATGGCGGCGACGCCGACGTGCTCGTCGTCTACGCCAAGACCGATCCGGCGGCCGGTCCGCGCGGCATGACCGCTTTCCTGATCGAGAAGGGTTTCAAGGGGTTTACCCACGGCCAACATCTCGACAAGCTCGGCATGCGCGGCTCCAACACCTATCCGTTGTTCTTCGACGAGTGCGAGGTGCCGGAGGAGAACGTGCTCGGCAAGGTGGGCGAGGGCGTCAAGGTGCTGATGTCCGGCCTCGACTATGAGCGCACGGTGCTGTCGGGCGGCCCGCTCGGCATCATGGCGGCCTGCATGGACGCGGTCGTGCCCTACATGCACGAGCGGAAGCAGTTCGGCCAGCCGATCGGCGATTTCCAGCTGATGCAGGGCAAGCTCGCCGACATGTACGCGACCTGGCAAGCCACGCGCGCTTACGTCTATGCGGTGGGCCGCGCCTGCGACCGCGCCGACCACGCCCGCAGCTTGCGCAAAGACGCAGCGGCTGCGATCCTCTATTCCGCGGAGAAGGCAACGTGGATGGCGGGCGAGGCGATCCAGGCGCTTGGCGGCGTCGGCTATACCAGCGAATTCCCTGTGGGCCGCCTGTGGCGCGACGCGAAACTGTACGAGATCGGCGCGGGGACGTCCGAAGTTCGCCGCATGCTGATCGGCCGCGAACTGATGTCCGAGACGGCTTAA
- a CDS encoding carboxyl transferase domain-containing protein — protein sequence MPLHSSIDPSSSDFARNSEAMRSLVADLREKLSQVAGGGGEVSRNRHTSRGKMLARQRVDLLVDPGTSFLELSPLAAYGLYGGDVHSASVVTGVGRVAGRECVIVANDATIKGGTYYPMTVKKHLRAQDVARQNNLPCVYMVDSGGAFLPLQDEIFPDERHFGRIFYNQAQMSSQGIPQVAIVMGSCTAGGAYVPAMSDESIIVRNQGTIFLGGPPLVKAATGEVVSAEELGGADVHSRQSGVTDHYAQNDAHAIGIARRIVGTLKPSMRPNLNMHKPRDPLYAAEEIYGVVPVDGRKPFDVRDIIARVVDGSEFDEFKKLYGTTLVCGFAHIWGYPVGIIANNGILFSESSLKGAHFIELCCQRGIPLVFLQNITGFMVGKKYEAGGIARDGAKLVTAVATASVPKFTVVIGGSYGAGNYGMCGRAYSPRFLWMWPNARISVMGGEQASMVLSQVRRDNIEAKGDHWSKEDEDKFREPIRAQYESQGHPYYATARLWDDGVIDPADTRLVLGLGLSAASNAPIEPTKFGLFRM from the coding sequence ATGCCGCTCCATTCCAGCATCGATCCGTCTTCGTCAGACTTTGCGCGTAACTCCGAGGCCATGCGCTCGCTTGTCGCGGACTTGCGTGAAAAGCTCAGTCAGGTCGCCGGCGGCGGCGGCGAGGTCTCGCGCAACCGCCACACCTCGCGCGGCAAGATGCTGGCGCGCCAGCGGGTCGATCTCCTGGTCGATCCCGGTACCTCGTTCCTGGAGCTGTCGCCGCTGGCGGCTTACGGCCTCTATGGTGGTGACGTGCATTCGGCCAGCGTCGTGACGGGGGTAGGGCGCGTTGCCGGTCGCGAATGCGTGATCGTCGCCAACGATGCCACCATCAAGGGCGGCACCTATTACCCCATGACCGTGAAAAAGCATCTGCGCGCGCAGGACGTGGCGCGGCAGAACAATCTTCCTTGCGTCTACATGGTCGATTCCGGCGGCGCCTTCCTGCCGCTGCAGGACGAGATATTTCCGGACGAGCGGCATTTCGGCCGCATCTTCTACAACCAGGCGCAGATGTCCTCTCAGGGCATTCCGCAGGTCGCGATCGTGATGGGCTCATGCACAGCCGGCGGCGCCTATGTCCCGGCGATGTCGGATGAGAGCATCATCGTGCGCAACCAGGGCACCATCTTCCTCGGCGGCCCGCCGCTGGTAAAGGCCGCGACCGGCGAGGTCGTCAGCGCGGAAGAGCTCGGCGGCGCCGACGTGCATTCGCGGCAGTCGGGCGTCACGGACCATTACGCCCAGAACGATGCCCATGCGATCGGCATCGCCCGGCGCATCGTCGGCACGCTGAAGCCTTCGATGCGGCCGAACCTCAACATGCACAAGCCGCGCGATCCGCTGTACGCGGCGGAGGAGATCTACGGCGTGGTGCCGGTCGACGGCCGCAAGCCGTTCGACGTGCGCGACATCATCGCCCGCGTCGTGGACGGCTCCGAGTTCGACGAATTCAAAAAGCTTTACGGCACGACTCTGGTGTGCGGCTTCGCCCACATCTGGGGCTATCCGGTCGGTATCATCGCCAACAACGGCATCCTGTTCAGCGAGAGCTCGCTGAAGGGCGCTCATTTCATCGAGCTGTGCTGCCAGCGCGGCATTCCCCTGGTGTTCCTGCAGAACATCACCGGCTTCATGGTCGGCAAGAAATACGAGGCGGGCGGCATTGCGCGCGACGGCGCCAAGCTGGTCACGGCGGTCGCGACCGCCTCGGTGCCGAAATTCACCGTGGTGATCGGCGGCTCCTACGGTGCCGGCAATTACGGCATGTGCGGCCGGGCTTATTCGCCGCGCTTTCTCTGGATGTGGCCGAACGCGCGCATCTCGGTGATGGGCGGCGAACAGGCCTCGATGGTGCTGAGCCAGGTCCGCCGCGACAATATCGAGGCCAAGGGCGATCACTGGTCGAAGGAAGACGAAGACAAATTCCGCGAGCCGATCCGCGCGCAATATGAGAGCCAGGGGCATCCTTATTACGCCACCGCGCGGCTGTGGGACGACGGCGTGATCGACCCCGCCGACACGCGCCTCGTGCTCGGCCTTGGCCTCTCGGCGGCGTCGAATGCGCCGATTGAGCCCACGAAATTCGGCCTGTTCAGGATGTGA